The Fusibacter sp. A1 genome has a segment encoding these proteins:
- the rpmB gene encoding 50S ribosomal protein L28: MPRVCHVCGKGQISGNNVSHANNHNRRTWKPNLRRVKAKVNGSAMRVNVCARCLRAGKVERAV, encoded by the coding sequence ATGCCTAGAGTTTGTCACGTATGTGGTAAAGGCCAGATTTCTGGTAACAACGTTTCACACGCTAACAATCACAACAGAAGAACTTGGAAACCTAACCTTAGAAGAGTTAAGGCTAAAGTAAACGGCTCAGCAATGAGAGTGAATGTTTGCGCTAGATGTCTAAGAGCTGGTAAAGTGGAACGCGCTGTATAG